The DNA sequence GCCGGGAGGGATCTACCTGGACGGCACCCTGGGGGGCGGCGGGCATACGGCGCTGATCGCCGAGCAGTGCGGCCCCGATAACGGGATGGTGATCGGGATCGATCAGGACCAAGAGGCGCTGGAGGCGGCCGGCCGCAGGCTGGCTGAATTCGGCCCCGCGGTCCGCCTGGTTCACGGCAACTTCGCCGAGCTCGACCGGTACCTGGACGCAATGGGCATTGCCGCCCTGGACGGGTTCATCCTCGATCTGGGGGTTTCCTCCCACCAGCTGGACAGCGGGGCGCGCGGCTTCAGCTTCCAGCAGGACGCTCCGTTGGACATGCGCATGGATGCCGGCGGAGCGGAAACCGCCGCCGACCTGGTGAACGAGTTGCCGGAGCAAGAGTTGGAACGGATCATCCGGGACTATGGCGAGGAGCGCTGGGCCAAGAGGATCGCCGCTTTCATCGTCAAGGCCCGTGGCGAGCAGGCGATCCTGACCACGCTGCAGTTGTCGGATATCATCAAGGGGGCCATCCCCAAGGCCAAGTGGGAGGAACGCATCCACCCCGCCACCCGCACCTTTCAGGCCCTGCGGATCGCCGTCAACCGGGAGCTGGAAAGTCTGGAGCAGGGGCTGCGCGCCGCCCTCGACCGTTTGAAGCCGGGTGGACGGGCGGCGGTCATCTCGTTCCACTCCCTGGAAGACCGGATCGTCAAACATATCTTCCGGGAGTACGCCACCGGCTGCACCTGCCCGCGCCAGTTCCCGGTCTGTGTCTGCGGACAAAAGCCACGGGTAAGGGTACTGACCGGCCGTCCGGTCACGGCGTCGGAGGCTGAAATCGACCGGAACCCGCGGGCGCGCAGCGCCAAGCTGCGGGGCGCGGAGAAGCTGAATTTAAGCGCGTAGTCAGCCCATTCTTCTTGCTAAACGGGGCCGTCGCTTCGAACAGACGCAGATTCAAAGTTAAAAGTTCACGATTCACAATGTAGGGAGGTACCGCATGGCACAGGCAAGAACCGAATACGGCAAGGTCGTCGCTCCGCGCCCCTTGAGCGGAACCGAACTGGTCACCCAGCGGGTGGACATGTTCAAGTTCCTG is a window from the Oryzomonas sagensis genome containing:
- the rsmH gene encoding 16S rRNA (cytosine(1402)-N(4))-methyltransferase RsmH; this translates as MTSFHHLSVMPDEVIALLQPRPGGIYLDGTLGGGGHTALIAEQCGPDNGMVIGIDQDQEALEAAGRRLAEFGPAVRLVHGNFAELDRYLDAMGIAALDGFILDLGVSSHQLDSGARGFSFQQDAPLDMRMDAGGAETAADLVNELPEQELERIIRDYGEERWAKRIAAFIVKARGEQAILTTLQLSDIIKGAIPKAKWEERIHPATRTFQALRIAVNRELESLEQGLRAALDRLKPGGRAAVISFHSLEDRIVKHIFREYATGCTCPRQFPVCVCGQKPRVRVLTGRPVTASEAEIDRNPRARSAKLRGAEKLNLSA